One uncultured Alphaproteobacteria bacterium genomic region harbors:
- the trbB gene encoding Conjugal transfer protein TrbB translates to MSTTAEERRRAMLKTAMGPAIAEALSDTAVIEVMVNPDGRLWIDRLGEGRSDAGLRVHPSETERIIRLVASHVRAEVHADNPIVSAELPSGERFEGVLPPVALAPCFAIRKPAAKIFTLADYVRAQIMVPIQAEALRQAVRERINILVAGGTSSGKTTLANALLAEIANCDERVILIEDTRELQCAAADCVALRTRRGVVSLADLVRSTLRLRPDRIIVGEVRGAEALDMLKAWNTGHPGGIATVHANSAHAALYRIEQLVQESVTVIPRRLIAEAIDLVVFIAGRGSSRHIETIAEVTGLDANGDYAVTTLSMPQLQSLS, encoded by the coding sequence ATGAGCACAACTGCCGAAGAACGCCGCCGCGCCATGCTGAAGACGGCGATGGGCCCGGCAATTGCCGAGGCCCTCTCCGATACCGCCGTGATCGAGGTGATGGTCAACCCCGACGGCAGGCTCTGGATCGACCGTCTCGGCGAGGGACGCAGCGATGCCGGCCTGCGTGTTCACCCCTCCGAAACCGAGCGGATCATCCGCCTGGTCGCTTCCCATGTCCGCGCCGAGGTGCATGCGGACAATCCAATTGTCAGCGCCGAGCTGCCATCGGGAGAGCGCTTCGAGGGCGTGCTGCCCCCGGTCGCATTGGCGCCGTGCTTCGCCATCCGCAAGCCCGCCGCGAAGATCTTCACCCTAGCCGACTACGTCCGTGCCCAGATCATGGTCCCGATCCAGGCCGAAGCCCTCAGGCAGGCGGTGCGGGAGCGGATAAACATCCTGGTCGCCGGCGGCACCTCCTCGGGCAAGACCACACTCGCCAATGCACTGCTGGCCGAGATCGCCAATTGCGACGAACGGGTCATCCTCATCGAGGATACGCGCGAGCTGCAATGCGCGGCGGCCGATTGCGTGGCGCTGCGCACGCGGCGGGGTGTCGTATCTCTGGCCGATCTCGTTCGCTCGACCCTGCGCCTGCGCCCCGACCGGATCATCGTCGGCGAGGTGCGGGGCGCCGAGGCGCTCGACATGCTCAAGGCCTGGAACACCGGCCATCCGGGTGGCATCGCCACCGTGCATGCCAATTCCGCCCATGCCGCTCTCTACCGCATCGAGCAATTGGTGCAGGAGAGCGTCACCGTCATCCCGCGCCGCCTGATCGCCGAGGCGATCGATCTCGTGGTGTTCATCGCCGGGCGCGGCTCATCCCGACACATCGAGACCATCGCCGAAGTCACCGGCCTCGACGCCAACGGCGATTACGCGGTGACCACGCTTTCCATGCCCCAACTGCAATCGCTCTCGTGA
- a CDS encoding Conjugal transfer protein TRBC encodes MRKKLRFLSAAALTFFMVAPAYAAGSGMPWEEPLQRILESVQGPVAKIVAVIIIIVTGLTLAFGETSGGFRRLIQIVFGLSIAFAASSFFLSFFSFGGGALV; translated from the coding sequence ATGCGCAAAAAGCTCCGATTTCTGTCGGCTGCCGCCCTCACGTTTTTCATGGTTGCGCCGGCCTATGCGGCGGGCTCCGGCATGCCGTGGGAAGAACCGCTCCAGCGTATCCTGGAATCGGTTCAGGGGCCGGTGGCCAAGATCGTCGCGGTGATCATCATCATCGTAACCGGCCTGACACTCGCCTTCGGCGAGACCTCTGGCGGCTTCCGTCGGCTTATCCAGATCGTCTTCGGCCTGTCCATCGCCTTCGCGGCGTCGAGCTTCTTCCTCTCCTTCTTCTCCTTCGGCGGCGGAGCGCTCGTCTGA
- a CDS encoding putative conjugal transfer TrbD transmembrane protein (Evidence 3 : Function proposed based on presence of conserved amino acid motif, structural feature or limited homology) yields the protein MDAARHIEGFEIPVHRALTEPILLGGAPRAVAILNGTLAAAIALGLQQWIAGLGLFVAGHTLSVFAARHDPDFLPVLARHLRQRGWWRC from the coding sequence ATGGATGCTGCTCGCCACATCGAGGGCTTCGAAATCCCCGTCCATCGCGCGCTGACCGAGCCGATCCTGCTCGGCGGCGCGCCGCGCGCCGTCGCCATCCTCAACGGCACGCTGGCGGCCGCCATCGCCCTCGGTCTCCAGCAGTGGATCGCCGGGCTCGGCCTGTTCGTCGCCGGGCATACGCTCAGCGTTTTTGCGGCCAGGCACGATCCGGACTTCCTGCCCGTGCTCGCCCGCCATCTGCGTCAACGGGGGTGGTGGCGATGCTGA
- the trbE gene encoding Conjugal transfer protein TrbE, which produces MDRRARPVRRRAYAQRFCGQARSGLPARARPPSASTGVVAMLSLAEYRGRADRLADLLPWAALLAPGIVLNKDGSFQRSFRFRGPDLESATEAELVGLGARANNALKRLGSGWALFFEAERLEAQDYPRSNFPDAASWLVDEERRAAFEGESDQSSPRWSDDPANGQGRHFESRYHLTLLYMPPPDAQARTENALLDSDRKGEGDGGGRNWRQELARFRDETERVLDLLSGFLPEIRALDDAETLTFLHGAISTKRHPVAVPETPMYLDGVLVDTPLTGGLEPMLGDRHLRTLTILGFPNATRPGILDALNHQDFAYRWGTRFIPLDKMAATKVLTRLRRQWFAKRKSITAILREVLTNEPAVLVDSDADNKALDADAALQALGSDHVGFGYLTTTITVWDEDRDTAEEKVRAVERIVNGLGFTCIRETVNAVEAWLGSLPGHVYANVRQPLVHTLNLAHLMPLSAVWAGPARNAHLAKVTQTECPPLLHAETSGSTPFRLSTHVGDVGHMLIVGPTGAGKSVLLSLIALQFRRYAGSQVTIFDKGNSARAAVLAMGGEHHALGAAPDDITNALAFQPLRDIDDPATRSWAAEWIGALLAHEHVTVTPEVKEAVWSALCNLATAPAEERTLTGLSVLVQANALKAALQPYTLDGPFGRLLDAAEDRLALSEVQCFETEELMHEAGVVLPVLTYLFHRLEERFDGRPTLLILDEAWVYLDNPLFAARIREWLKVLRKKNVSVIFATQSLADVADSSIAPAIIESCPQRIFLPNDRAIEPQARTAYERFGLNDRQIELIAQATPKRHYYLQSRRGNRLFELGLGPVALALCGASDPSSQTLIDTILAEHGREAFAVEFLRARGLDWAADILGPFSPQIQEPTP; this is translated from the coding sequence GTGGATCGCCGGGCTCGGCCTGTTCGTCGCCGGGCATACGCTCAGCGTTTTTGCGGCCAGGCACGATCCGGACTTCCTGCCCGTGCTCGCCCGCCATCTGCGTCAACGGGGGTGGTGGCGATGCTGAGCTTGGCCGAATACCGTGGGCGAGCCGACCGGCTCGCCGATCTTCTGCCCTGGGCGGCGCTCCTCGCGCCCGGCATCGTCCTCAACAAGGACGGCAGTTTCCAGCGCAGCTTCCGCTTTCGCGGCCCCGATCTCGAAAGCGCGACGGAGGCCGAACTGGTCGGGCTCGGCGCACGGGCCAACAATGCGCTGAAGCGCCTTGGCTCCGGCTGGGCGCTGTTCTTCGAGGCGGAGCGGCTTGAGGCGCAGGATTATCCGCGGTCCAACTTCCCGGATGCGGCCTCATGGCTCGTCGATGAGGAACGCCGCGCGGCCTTTGAAGGTGAGTCAGATCAGTCATCGCCCCGGTGGAGCGATGACCCGGCGAACGGGCAGGGCCGGCATTTCGAAAGCCGCTATCACCTCACACTTCTCTACATGCCGCCGCCCGACGCGCAGGCGCGCACCGAGAATGCGCTGCTGGATTCCGACCGGAAGGGGGAAGGGGACGGCGGCGGCCGCAACTGGCGGCAGGAACTGGCCCGGTTCCGGGACGAGACCGAGCGGGTGCTGGATTTGCTCAGCGGCTTCCTGCCGGAGATCCGCGCGCTCGACGATGCCGAGACGCTGACCTTTCTGCACGGGGCGATTTCGACGAAGCGCCATCCCGTCGCCGTGCCCGAAACGCCGATGTATCTTGATGGCGTGCTGGTCGATACGCCCTTGACCGGCGGCCTGGAGCCGATGCTCGGCGACCGGCACTTGCGGACGCTGACGATCCTCGGCTTTCCGAACGCGACCCGCCCCGGCATCCTCGACGCACTGAACCATCAGGACTTTGCCTATCGCTGGGGCACGCGCTTCATCCCGCTCGATAAGATGGCGGCGACGAAGGTGCTCACCCGCCTGCGCCGGCAGTGGTTCGCCAAGCGCAAGTCGATCACAGCGATCCTGCGCGAGGTGCTGACCAACGAGCCTGCTGTACTGGTCGATAGCGACGCCGACAACAAGGCGCTTGATGCAGACGCCGCTTTGCAGGCGCTCGGCAGTGATCATGTCGGTTTCGGTTATCTGACGACGACCATCACCGTCTGGGACGAGGACCGGGATACCGCGGAGGAAAAGGTCCGCGCCGTCGAGCGCATCGTCAACGGCCTCGGCTTCACCTGCATTCGGGAAACGGTGAATGCCGTCGAAGCCTGGCTCGGTTCACTGCCGGGCCATGTCTACGCCAATGTCCGGCAGCCGCTCGTCCACACCCTGAACCTCGCCCATCTCATGCCGCTCTCGGCGGTGTGGGCCGGACCGGCGCGCAACGCCCATCTCGCCAAAGTCACTCAGACAGAATGTCCGCCGCTACTCCATGCGGAAACCAGCGGCTCCACACCGTTCCGCCTCTCCACCCATGTGGGCGATGTCGGCCACATGCTGATCGTCGGCCCGACCGGCGCAGGCAAGTCGGTGCTCTTGTCGCTGATCGCACTGCAATTCCGGCGCTATGCCGGCTCTCAGGTCACCATCTTCGACAAGGGCAATTCGGCGCGCGCAGCCGTGCTGGCCATGGGTGGGGAGCATCATGCGCTGGGTGCGGCCCCTGATGACATCACGAACGCGCTCGCCTTCCAGCCGCTCCGCGACATCGACGACCCGGCGACGCGAAGCTGGGCGGCTGAATGGATCGGCGCGCTGCTCGCTCATGAGCATGTCACCGTTACCCCGGAAGTGAAGGAGGCCGTCTGGTCGGCGCTGTGCAACCTCGCCACCGCGCCGGCCGAGGAGCGCACGCTCACCGGCCTGTCCGTCCTCGTCCAGGCGAACGCCCTCAAGGCCGCGCTCCAGCCCTATACGCTCGATGGCCCCTTCGGCCGGCTGCTCGACGCCGCCGAGGACCGGTTGGCGCTGTCCGAGGTTCAATGCTTCGAGACCGAGGAACTGATGCATGAGGCTGGCGTCGTCCTGCCGGTGCTGACCTACCTCTTCCACCGTCTGGAGGAGAGGTTCGACGGGCGGCCGACGCTGCTCATTCTCGACGAGGCCTGGGTCTATCTCGACAATCCGCTCTTCGCCGCCCGCATCCGCGAATGGCTGAAGGTCCTGCGCAAGAAGAACGTGTCGGTGATCTTCGCGACGCAGTCGCTGGCGGACGTGGCCGACAGCTCCATCGCGCCCGCCATCATCGAGAGCTGCCCGCAGCGCATTTTTCTTCCCAACGACCGGGCCATCGAACCCCAGGCGCGCACGGCCTATGAGCGCTTCGGCCTCAACGATCGGCAGATCGAACTGATCGCGCAGGCAACGCCAAAACGGCACTACTACCTGCAATCGCGCCGCGGCAACCGGCTGTTCGAGCTGGGCCTCGGCCCCGTGGCACTGGCGCTCTGCGGCGCCTCCGATCCGTCCTCCCAGACCCTCATCGACACAATCCTGGCCGAGCACGGCAGGGAGGCCTTCGCCGTCGAGTTTCTGAGAGCCCGCGGCCTCGATTGGGCCGCCGACATCCTCGGCCCGTTCTCTCCCCAAATACAGGAGCCAA